One genomic segment of Ctenopharyngodon idella isolate HZGC_01 chromosome 7, HZGC01, whole genome shotgun sequence includes these proteins:
- the LOC127515792 gene encoding histone H4 has protein sequence MSGRGKGGKGLGKGGAKRHRKVLRDNIQGITKPAIRRLARRGGVKRISGLIYEETRGVLKVFLENVIRDAVTYTEHAKRKTVTAMDVVYALKRQGRTLYGFGG, from the coding sequence ATGTCTGGAAGAGGTAAAGGCGGTAAAGGGCTCGGAAAAGGAGGCGCTAAGCGTCACCGTAAAGTTCTGCGCGATAACATCCAGGGAATCACCAAACCCGCCATTCGTCGTCTGGCTCGCCGCGGCGGCGTCAAGCGCATCTCCGGGCTGATCTACGAGGAGACCCGCGGTGTGTTGAAGGTGTTTCTGGAGAACGTTATCCGCGATGCCGTCACCTACACCGAGCACGCCAAGAGAAAGACCGTCACCGCCATGGATGTTGTGTACGCGCTGAAACGACAGGGACGAACCCTGTACGGCTTCGGAGGATAA
- the LOC127515797 gene encoding histone H2B-like, which yields MPEPAKSAPKKGSKKAVTKTAGKGGKKRRKSRKESYAIYVYKVLKQVHPDTGISSKAMGIMNSFVNDIFERIAGEASRLAHYNKRSTITSREIQTAVRLLLPGELAKHAVSEGTKAVTKYTSSK from the coding sequence ATGCCTGAACCAGCCAAGTCCGCGCCTAAGAAGGGCTCCAAGAAGGCCGTCACGAAGACCGCCGGTAAGGGAGGAAAGAAGCGCAGAAAGTCCAGGAAGGAGAGCTACGCCATCTACGTGTACAAAGTGCTGAAGCAGGTTCATCCTGACACCGGCATCTCCTCCAAGGCGATGGGCATCATGAACTCTTTCGTCAACGACATCTTCGAGCGCATCGCCGGTGAGGCGTCTCGTCTCGCTCACTACAACAAGCGCTCCACCATCACGTCGAGAGAGATCCAGACCGCCGTGCGTCTGCTGCTGCCCGGTGAGCTGGCCAAACACGCCGTGTCTGAGGGCACCAAGGCCGTCACCAAGTACACCAGCTCCAAGTAG